Genomic window (Acropora muricata isolate sample 2 chromosome 11, ASM3666990v1, whole genome shotgun sequence):
agtgtgagccacttttcagatttaatccactgaatttggctaaaatcgtatgtttcgcggaatgggtcaaaggggctaattgtgtttcctcagattttctaaacgaaaaggtattgatgattgtgacctatattattttaaagataaaggctcaattaaaataactagtaaatttgaagctttagttcgcactcttttatccagagcaatcggttgaattttgacaaaatttggatatttcacaagcatctcaggtcCTCATTTGGcgccgaaagaaaattcttaaaaaaaaaatttacagaagcgaatttctctaatctagtttcatatttgttatatgcttatcaaaagaagtctacagaaaaattatgagcgaaatccatttggtgggcaaaactcgatatgaggatcttacagagactgccTCTTAAGCACAGTCATAACAAACATTTATTGCACAGTTGTGCTACTTACAGTGCTGAGTACTTGATCAGCAAATGTGTTCTCCTTAACAATGGGCTTGTTATAAAACTTTGCGAAAGTAGACTCTGAGGACCACCAAGCTGTATGCAAAATGTCATCAAGACTTACTGAAGCATTGCTGGCTGCAGATGTACTGGCAGCCCTAGTGCTGTGTGGCTTAAATCTTAACGTATCAATTCCAGAGTCGGTCAGAACAAGCTTAACCCAACGACTGATGGTTTCTCTGCTAACTCTTCTGAAAGGTCTAGTATAACTAATAAACAATTGGCTTTCTGAGCCCCGTAAAGATTGTCCTTGTAAATTACTCCTTTAATGTTGTGACAACACACAGAGACTTATCCTCGAAAGGTCTAAGTTCTACAAGAGGGTTTTTGACACCTGGTCTACTTTGTTTTAAATGATCAACAATCTGAAAAGTATAACAGTTATTCATAGGGACCATGTGGTCAATGCTTAACAAATGAACAGTCTGACCTCTTTGGccagaaactaataaaataaGCACAACAAGTTTTAAAGTAAGTTCCTTCAAGGACAGTTTATCCACAGGGGATAAAGACCGAAGGTGTGAAAGGACAATGGACACATCCCAAATTTCTGTGTACTTAGGTCTTGGTGGTTTTTCCTGGAAAATGCCTTTCATAAGCCGGGATACTAGTGGATGTTGTCCTACACATGTCCCATTCTCTAGAGTAATGTGGCTAGACAAAGCACTTCTGGCTGTATATTGATGGCACTGTATGTAAGACCTTGCCGGTACAGCAGGGTAACGAAGTCGAGCACCGACACTACAGATGGCTGAATGTGACTGATTTGCCTCTGATTACAAAACTTTTGCCACTTTGTAATGTAGGTACTGTATTGTTTCTTCGTGCCATCTCTCCAGGGGGCCATGATGAGCTTAGCAGCTGCCTCTGAAATTCCTTCATCTTGGAAGGATTGCCAGACAGGAGACATGCCAGCATAGTCAATTTCCTCCTTAAGGGGTGTAGTGTTTGAGGAGAATGTGATAGTGAAAGTAGGTCCTCCTGCTTTGGCAACAGAAATGGGATTGCAATTAACATCTTCAACAGTTGTGGCCACCAAACTTGGGTGGGCCAAAAGGGTAAGATCATGattccttgaggtgcttgtTCCTCCAAAATCTTTTGCAGGCATCTGTGAATTTTACAGAATGGCGGAAATGCATAAAAATACAACGAACTCCAACTAATTGTAAGTGCATCCACAAAACATGAGACTGGGTCAGGTTTCCAAGAGACAAACTTGGGGAGCTGTGTATTGAGTCTAGTTGCAAATAAGTCCATTTCTGGGGTACCCCAGTGGGTGGTAATCCGAGCAAAAATCTCCCTTTTTAGGGTCCATTCAGTTCGGTCATTGAACAACCGGGACTCTTTGTCAGCCTCAGTATTTTCCACTCGCGCTATGTGAGTTGCTGTTAACCAGCTATTGTTATTTACACACCAATCCCATATGTCATATGCAATTTGGTTACAACCTGGCGATTTTTTGCCCCCCATAGCATTGACATATGCCACTGTGGTTGAGTTGTCACAaagtattttgacatgtttattttgAAGCCTGTCGCCAAAAGCTTGCACAGCGAAATGGACAGCCTTTAGTTCTAGCTCATTGATGTGTAACTGGCTTTCCGAAACAGACCACAGGCCTTGGGTAGTGTCACCGTCAAGATACACGCCCCACCCCTTTTTTGAGGCATCAGTTCTAAGTTCAGTGGTCGGGTTACCATGTGAAATTGGATTAAAAGCCTTATCCACATTTTCAATCCACCAAGTGAGTTCATCTTTTGCACTTGAGGAGAGGGTAAGCTGAGCTTCATAATTACCCTTATGTTTTCTAAGGGCCATGTTCTTTTCTATTTCTAAGGTCCTGTAGTGAAGtttcccaaattgtactccagGTAGGCAAGAGACAAGTGTGCCCACTAACTGGGCTAGCTCAGTAATTGTAGTATTAGTTTGGGGTAGCAATGCTTTGCAATTAGCTTTCACTTTAGCTTTTTTGTCCTCAGTAAGGGCAATTGTCATGGACACTGAATCCAGAACAAACcccaaaaaagttattttctgGGCTGGTATGAAACAGGATTTTTCCACATTAATGACAAACCCCAATCTTGTAAAAAGGGTCTGTGTGTCTGAAATGTTAAGCAGACATTCTTCAGTGTCACCACCCTGAAGGTAAGAGTCATCAATGTATCCAACATTGATATGACCATACTGTCTTAATGTGGAATAAACTGGTTTTAGCAACTTAGTGAAGCACCTGGGGGCAGACAAAAGCCCATTTGGCATACACGTGTATTGGTATAGGCAACCTTGCCAATAAAATCTCAAGTATTTGCGGTGTTCCTGAGCAATGGGAACTACATAATAGGCATCTGTCAGGTCTATCGATGCCATGAAACAGTTTGGGATCATGAGTCGCACAGCAGACCAAAGGGTGTCCATTTTGAAATGGTGTTTCTCAATGTGTTGATTGAGccctttcaaattcaaaatcaagCGATATTtgccacttttctttttctgcgCAAATATCGTGGAGATGTATTCACCTGGAGAGTGTACAGCAGGCTCAATAACACCCAGTTCAAGTAGGTGAGTAATTTCTGAatcaataatttctttttcatttgaatcaAACTGAATTTCAGGCCTTGGCCGAGTTTGATGTGGGTTTGCAATCTCCAGATGGCAATGCTGTACAATGTCCAGTATATTTTGGTCTGTTGTGATACTTGACCAAGCTGGTAAAAAATGCCTTAGCCTACCAGCAAATTTCCTTGTTGTTAAACTAACCTGAATAGGATTCGAATTTAGTCGCTCTTCTTCTTCCCCTCCTGCTTCCTTCTGAAGTGGAGGGGGCTCTGGTAGTTTTTTGgctgcttgttgttgttgctacgAGCACAATCATATTTCCTCTTACCCTGCCAATAGGGGCGTGGTTGACTGCTTTTGGCAAGGCGAGTGGAACTGCTGTCTTTGGTAAGCTTGGAGCTTAGCCTGGTAGTGTCTGATATTTTCAACAGCCTTTGGGAGGTCATCCCCAAACAGTAAACTTGTTACTGGATTTGATGGGCTGCAGAGATGTCTATAATTTGCATTAAGCTGGGGTCTCATCAGCTCTCTCCGTCGATAATTTAACTCTTGGTTAGCATTTGCCAACAATAGCACCCCATCCATGAGGGAACCCACAGTGTCTTCAGCATTCTGAGGTCCTGCGTTCCCCATCATCTTATTGACCTCTGTcacgattattattattccttttaCAAGGCTTTTCTGCACCTTTTGGAATTTTAGATCAGTGGACCTAGCTGACTCATCCAAATTGTTCCATACACCTTGATTGACCTTTGTATCTGACAAGGTGGAGCAATTTTCGGGAGTTTCGTGTTGTTTTTTCAGATCCGTTTTTTTGTCTTCACTGGCTTTCTCCGTCATTATTTTATCCACGAGGGATGCAAGGTCCCCGTCGCTGGCGGGGCCAACATGCTCAGTGAGCTGCACTGTTTTAGTCAGCTTAGAAATTAGGGGATGTCTTTTTTTCCCCGGTTCGTCCAGTCGGCCTTTCTTAGCGGGAGGTTCGCCCTCGACAAGTGATTCACCGTCGTCCTTACACCCATTCGAATCACCGTCATCATTGCCATCGTCCGGATCTTCGTCAGCGTGCGAG
Coding sequences:
- the LOC136889289 gene encoding uncharacterized protein, translated to MRSQAHAPTQCKLTPPRFKQDFEVYGQTLRKFLQFSTMGDESPSPTPTFEARGREKSSKEDKNTTEVRKSVGTSTSQKGRKKSLASKDSASEGSSNVTLNAAALGSVIPEALKNSFEGLRASMNAGFTGLGYLIASHADEDPDDGNDDGDSNGCKDDGESLVEGEPPAKKGRLDEPGKKRHPLISKLTKTVQLTEHVGPASDGDLASLVDKIMTEKASEDKKTDLKKQHETPENCSTLSDTKVNQGVWNNLDESARSTDLKFQKVQKSLVKGIIIIVTEVNKMMGNAGPQNAEDTVGSLMDGVLLLANANQELNYRRRELMRPQLNANYRHLCSPSNPVTSLLFGDDLPKAVENIRHYQAKLQAYQRQQFHSPCQKQSTTPLLAGLRHFLPAWSSITTDQNILDIVQHCHLEIANPHQTRPRPEIQFDSNEKEIIDSEITHLLELGVIEPAVHSPGEYISTIFAQKKKSGKYRLILNLKGLNQHIEKHHFKMDTLWSAVRLMIPNCFMASIDLTDAYYVVPIAQEHRKYLRFYWQGCLYQYTCMPNGLLSAPRCFTKLLKPVYSTLRQYGHINVGYIDDSYLQGGDTEECLLNISDTQTLFTRLGFVINVEKSCFIPAQKITFLGFVLDSVSMTIALTEDKKAKVKANCKALLPQTNTTITELAQLVGTLVSCLPGVQFGKLHYRTLEIEKNMALRKHKGNYEAQLTLSSSAKDELTWWIENVDKAFNPISHGNPTTELRTDASKKGWGVYLDGDTTQGLWSVSESQLHINELELKAVHFAVQAFGDRLQNKHVKILCDNSTTVAYVNAMGGKKSPGCNQIAYDIWDWCMPAKDFGGTSTSRNHDLTLLAHPSLVATTVEDVNCNPISVAKAGGPTFTITFSSNTTPLKEEIDYAGMSPVWQSFQDEGISEAAAKLIMAPWRDGTKKQYSTYITKWQKFCNQRQISHIQPSVVSVLDFVTLLYRQGLTYSAINIQPEVLCLATLL